In Montipora capricornis isolate CH-2021 chromosome 4, ASM3666992v2, whole genome shotgun sequence, a single genomic region encodes these proteins:
- the LOC138044936 gene encoding uncharacterized protein: MEECQELFMDTEIQAKIYLDDLVNKGKEPLKTGFAGKHISSAEPEASVSGISSMQSSGNKGTVDDSFTNSAEIIEVVDNANIENTSNNSVEQTGHHNSQSTGSVDISQAPQSHPNNSSVTETGSSGDNDNSAACGFKLERPKLPVFAGNVRNYGIFRSDFKHAIEAKYSKRDSITLLRPSLGDKPLELITGIGSDYDAAWVYLDSIYGDPRFVSDTVTQDIIPFKALQDGEDARFCDLVHLVKRCYNTLKLVGLPSDMNNSHMLPVIEQKMCADDRKVWARDLEKEKKPATLEALMNWMNVEMKSRMRATAPIRVGSSGKSPVYHFKSDSNKPVWHICWLCKTSSHWPDQCPKFISLSVDDRIATAKANHLCFSCLKRAGRGHTMDNCNHKQQCTKLENGTRCPQHHHQLLHKRNPVRISVATTASPTEAILPVLSANIGNANGLFKFGNVLLDSGAQVSLIRQETAETLGLKGKDVSITITKVGGEDEAMKTKEYNVQLTCIHNNKRFTVKAIGIHSISDEIPAVKTSHLPEVLGLPNTRFRRGKGHVDLLIGIDHAHMHAGETRQVDHLLARKSPLAWVVF, from the coding sequence ATGGAAGAATGTCAGGAACTTTTCATGGACACTGAAATTCAAGCAAAGATTTATCTGGATGACTTAGTTAATAAGGGAAAGGAACCACTGAAAACCGGCTTCGCAGGGAAACACATAAGTAGCGCAGAACCAGAAGCCAGTGTTAGCGGAATTTCAAGCATGCAATCATCAGGGAACAAAGGTACAGTTGATGACAGTTTCACTAATTCAGCTGAAATTATTGAAGTTGTTGACAAtgcaaacattgaaaacacttcAAATAACTCTGTTGAACAAACTGGTCACCACAATAGTCAAAGCACAGGTTCTGTTGATATTTCGCAAGCGCCTCAAAGTCATCCTAACAATAGTAGTGTAACCGAGACCGGAAGCTCTGGCGACAACGATAACAGCGCTGCGTGTGGCTTTAAACTGGAAAGACCGAAGCTACCTGTTTTCGCTGGGAATGTCCGAAATTATGGTATCTTTCGCTCAGATTTCAAGCACGCAATAGAAGCGAAGTACTCAAAACGAGATTCAATCACGCTCCTGCGCCCGTCCCTGGGAGACAAGCCACTCGAGCTCATTACGGGAATCGGAAGCGACTACGACGCCGCCTGGGTATACCTTGACTCCATCTATGGCGACCCAAGATTTGTGTCAGACACTGTGACTCAGGACATTATTCCATTCAAAGCCTTGCAGGATGGGGAGGACGCGCGATTTTGTGACCTCGTACATCTGGTGAAAAGATGTTACAATACCTTAAAGTTAGTCGGTCTCCCTAGTGACATGAACAATAGCCACATGCTTCCGGTAATTGAACAGAAGATGTGCGCTGATGATAGAAAAGTTTGGGCGAGAgatctggaaaaagaaaagaaacccgCTACCCTTGAAGCGTTGATGAATTGGATGAATGTTGAAATGAAATCGCGAATGCGTGCCACAGCCCCAATCAGAGTGGGCTCATCCGGTAAAAGCCCTGTGTATCACTTCAAGTCTGATAGCAACAAACCCGTTTGGCACATATGTTGGTTGTGCAAAACTTCATCACACTGGCCTGATCAATGCCCGAAATTCATATCCCTCAGTGTTGACGACCGGATCGCAACTGCAAAGGCAAATCACCTGTGTTTCAGCTGCTTGAAAAGGGCCGGCAGAGGACACACTATGGATAACTGCAATCACAAACAACAGTGCACAAAGCTGGAGAATGGAACGCGGTGTCCACAACACCACCACCAACTCCTACACAAGAGAAATCCCGTGAGGATTAGCGTCGCCACTACAGCCAGCCCCACTGAAGCAATTCTTCCCGTTTTATCTGCTAACATCGGCAACGCTAACGGTCTCTTTAAATTCGGAAACGTGCTTCTGGACTCGGGGGCCCAAGTAAGTCTCATCCGACAGGAAACCGCTGAAACTCTCGGTTTGAAGGGAAAAGATGTGTCCATAACCATTACTAAAGTTGGTGGAGAGGACGAAGCAATGAAAACAAAGGAGTACAATGTTCAGCTAACCTGTATTCACAACAACAAGCGTTTTACCGTTAAAGCAATCGGCATTCACAGTATCAGTGACGAGATTCCAGCAGTGAAAACCTCGCACTTACCGGAGGTTCTTGGCCTACCAAACACCAGATTTCGCCGTGGCAAAGGGCACGTTGACCTGTTAATCGGCATTGATCACGCACATATGCATGCTGGTGAGACAAGACAAGTAGACCACCTGCTAGCCCGCAAGTCTCCACTTGCATGGGTGGTTTTTTGA